Genomic DNA from Niallia circulans:
ATAATTGTAGCTGCAATCATGAAAATAATGGCTGCTGTCCCAAAGTCAGGCTGAAGCCCAACAAGTGCACATACGAGCAAAAGGTATGCAAGTGGAGGTGCAACGCCTCTGTTAAATTCATTTATGTAAGATTGTTTTTTCGCATATATTGCCGAAAGATAAATAATGACAGACAGTTTGACGAATTCCGCAGGCTGCAAGCTTGCTGTACCAACTCTGTACCAGCTTTGTGCGTTTCCTGCTACGTGTCCAAGTAAAAAAACTCCAAAAAGACCGATTACGGACACAAAAACCATCGGAACAAGGAATCTGTTGCTCATAAATGCCTTATATGGAAAAAGCGCGACAAAAATAAAAGCAACTCCTGCCACAAGCAAGTTAATGATCTGTTTTTTATAATAATAACTGCTGCTGTCATGACCATAATACTGGACAGATGATACCATACTAGCACTGTATATCATGATAATTCCAAATAGTGATAGTAAGACCATTGCAACAATCAGTGTATAATCATACGATTTTAAGATTTTTTTTAACATCTGCTGCTACCCCTTACTCATTCTTAGCAATGACAATATATTCGCTGTCATTTATTTCAATTCCTGCCTGATTCGCTCATAAGATATTTCATTTGCTGCTTTCTAATATTCTATCATGTTATCAGAATTATAACATTGATTTCTTTTTTCAGCTAAAATAATGGCAAACAAAAAAACTCAAACAATAGAGTTCGTTTGTTTGAGTTCGTTTATTATTTTCTTATAGATGCTTCATGCAATACTGAAAGTTCTTTCTCCAATTCATCTAGTATCTTCTTGCCGACACTTTCTTCCACTAACCCTAGACGGATGGCAAAATCTATCTCTTTAGATAATCCAAACATTTGTGTATCCAAAACTTCCTCATATAAAGGACATTGTGGCATTGTTAAGTTATCCATTTGAACTTTTATAAGCTTTAGTATTTTTTCAGCATCTGCTTTTAACAGTGCACTTGCTTTCTCTTTATGATTTATGATCATATCAGAAGTCAACCCTATCCCCCCGTTTCCGAGCGATTATCCTATCTATAAAGTTTAAACTCAACATAGCAAAATTGCAAGAACTATCATAAGAAAGTTATTTGCCAATTTTCAAATACTGGAAATCTCTTATTAATATAAAATTGAAAACTGACAAAGCTGTATGGAAAAGATATACTAATTACATACATATTTTTTTCAAACAGCTTTTTAGACTGGAGAGATATTTATGAGCCAAATTATCCAAGTAAAAGGGTTAGTCACTTTTCCGATTACAATTGATCCAAGCGTTTGGATTTTTGATGACCGTAAAAAAACTAGTGAGGAAATATTCGCTCCTAGCCAAGCAAAATCTGAATTGGAGGCATATACGAAAGAGGTATCAAAACACTGGGATCGCGAATTGCTTGAAGGCGCTCGTTTACCTGAAAAACAGCCAGAAGCAAAAAAATACAAAAAGCAAGAAATCCTGTCAGGCACTTTCTACATGCCGCTTGCTCCTTTTATTAAAAACGCTGAACCATTACAAGATGCACAGCAAATTGTCATTCATTCAGCAAACAAGGAACATGTTTTCCCTCTTTCAATCGTGGATGAGATGGTTCTGCTTTTCTGTAGAGACGGTAAGCCAATTCTTGATGATGGTCCCATTTACTTATATTTCCAAAGCAAGGGTTCAGACGAGTCGCCAATAAAATCTATTACAGGGTTTGAACTGAGGTAAGAAAATTATTCTCCTTATTAAAAAAAAAGTGCATCATTACAAACTTAACTAAGTGCTGTGTAAACAAGTATGTTGCGCATTTTGACTAGATGCTAAAGACAGCATCTAGTCAAAAATAGCGCACATGCCTTTGCTTACAGCAGATCTGCAGCTAATTGTGCTAAACCAGAGCGTTCTCCCTTTACAAGCTTGACATGACCAGCAATTTGCTGATCTTTAAAACGCTCAACCACATAGGTTAACCCATTGTTAAAGGCATCTAAATATGGATGGTCAATTTGTTCAGGGTCACCCATAAGGACAATTTTACTTCCTTCCCCAACTCGAGTTAGGATTGTTTTTACTTCATGCTTAGATAAGTTTTGCGCTTCATCAATGATAATAAATTGATCAGGTATGCTTCTTCCTCTTATATAAGTCAGTGCCTCTACCTCTATAGATCCCATGCCGGCAAGGATTGCTTCTAGTTCTCCCGGCTTTTTCGTATTGAAAAGATACTCCAGATTATCAAAGATCGGCTGCATCCAAGGTCTCAGCTTTTCCTCCTTTTCACCTGGAAGATATCCTAAGTCTTTCCCCATTGGTACAATCGGTCTTGCGACAAGCAGTTTTTTATAATCTCCATAATCCTCTGTTTGCATAAGCCCTGATGCTAATGCAAGCAATGTTTTCCCAGTTCCTGCTTTACCTATTAATGTAACTAACGGCAAATCTTTTTTTAGCAGCAATTCGATTGCCATTGTCTGCTGTACATTTCTTGGACGAATTCCCCAAATATGTTCATGATCAAAGATTAGCTTCTTCACATATTTTCGCGATGCGTCTACCATTGCCAACGCCGAGGAGGAGGATCCAAGCACGTCCTTAAGTAGGATGAATTGATTCGGATAAAAAGCTCCTGTATTATACCCAGCCCCCAATTCAGATATGAGCAGCTGACCTTTTTCGTAAAACTTATTCAAAATATCTAAGGTTACTTGTACATCTGTAAACCCAGTATATAGATGATCATTTTCTACCACCCTGTCGCTCAAGAAATCTTCTGATACAAGGCCGATTGCATCTGCCTTAACACGTACAAGTGTATCCTTGCTGACAAGTATGACAGTTCGTCCATCCACTTTTTTCTCTTCCTCAAGAGACAAATTTTTAGCAACAGCTAAAATTCGGTTATCATTTGTTTTCTCCACGAAAATTTCCTGCAGCTGATGAAAGGATCGATGGTTCAATTCGATTCGTAATGTACCGCCATTTTCGAGTGGTATTTTTTCATGCAGTTTTCCTGATTCTCTTAGATTGTCAATTAGTCTTGATATTTGTCTTGCATTCCTCCCTATTTCGTCCATGTAGCGTTTTTTGCTGTCTACTTCTTCTAAAACTACTGCTGGGATAACTACATCATTGTCTTCAAAAGAAAAAATGGAATAAGGGTCTTGTAACAAGACATTTGTATCTAAAACGTAAATTTTACTCAAACTGTTGCCTCCTGCTCTAAAAACGTCATAAGTTGCCAACTCTCCGATATCGGAAAGAACCTTGATAAAATATATGTTTTACCGAATAAAGATAGAAGATATTTTGCACAATAAACATTGGAAGCGTAAAAAAATTTTAGAGGAATCATCATATAAGGAGGTAATCCTGCATGAAAAGAGGTATTTTATGCACTTGTCTTATACTGCTGCTTGCTGGCTGTTCAGCAAATGGTGATAACGAAGCTCAAAATCACGAAACGGACAATCATATAGCAAATGTTAAAAATTCAACAATAAATGAAGTAAATCGAAAATCCGGCCAGGAAATTTCCGAGCGTCTCGTAACTTTAGCCACAAGCATCCCAAATGTTAATGATGCCACAGCAGTAGTTATCGGCAGATATGCCATCGTTGGAATTGACATTAAAGCGAACTTGGACCGCTCAGAAGTGGGTTCGATTAAGTACGCAGTAGCCGAAAGCCTTAAAAATGACCCATATGGCGCAAATTCCATGATTATCGCAGATCCAGATATTAATGCTCGCCTGGCAGAAATTGCAGATGACATCAAAGACGGAGAACCCATCCAGGGCATTTTCAATGAATTAGCAGACATAACAGGCAGAGTAATCCCAGAATTGCCTGCAGACGTCATTAATAACGACCCAGGCAGCAACCTGAAGGTGCCAGACAGTAAATTAAACGAAAACGAAAAGAACCAACTAAAAGAAGACCAAGACGAACAATCCAACAACCACCTGAAAGACTAAAATTCGATTCCAAGCCACTTTTATATTATAATAAGCCTATAATCAAATAAATACAGAACATTGATTAGAGGTGCACGTATTGAAAGTGAAATGTGTTATATGCGATAAAATAGAAGATATTGAAGAAAACTCCTTTCAGGCAAAACGACTAAGAAACAGACCCATTCACACATACATGTGCAAAGAATGCGAAACAAGAATAACCCAAAACACCCAAAAACGAATCGACACCGGAAACTTCGTACTCTACAAAAGCAAAATAAAAGAAGAAGAATGGTAACCAGAAAAGCGCAGGGCGGCGTTTAGCGGCGACCAGCATAAGCCAAATAAGCCAACGAGGTGCGCTTTTCACCTCATTGGCTTATTTGGCTTATGACCTCGAGCAGCTGCCGACCGGAGCTAGACAAACAGAAAAGCGCAGGGCGGCCGTTTAGCGGCGGAGAAAACTGGAGGGCCTCGACTGAGATAAAGGAAACACGCTGAACGATAGTAAAGCGATGTTGACTTATCTCAGGGAGAGGACCGAAGTTTCGCAGACGCTGGCCGACCGGAGCTAGACAAACAGAAAAGCGCAGGGCGGCGTTTAGCGGCGACCAGCATAAGACGAATAAGCCAACGAGGTGCGCTTTTCACCTCATTGGCTTATTTGGCTTATGACCTCGAGCAGCTGCCGACCGGAGCTAGACATTACGAAAAGCGCAGGGCGCCCGTTTAGCGGCGGAGTAACTGGAGGGCCTCGACTGAGATAAAGGAAACACGCTGAACGATAGTGAAGTGATGTTGACTTATCTCAGGGAGAGGACCGAAGTTTCGCAGACGCTGGCCGACCGGAGCTAGACAAACAGAAAAGCGCAGGGCGGCGTTTAGCTGCGACCAGCATAAGACAAGGTGACCAGTGAGGGGCGTCTTTTCCCCTCATTGGACAGCTTGTCTTATGACCTCGAGCAGCTGCCGACCGGAGCTAGACAAACAAAAAAGCCTAGTGCACCCGTTTACCAACGCCCCTGCAAAAACAAATAAGCCAAGGAGATAAGCTATTCCATCTCCTTGGCTTATTCTAATCATTCACTAAACAGTCCACCAAAGCCCAAAAACAGCCATAATCCTTCCCTTCCTGCGACCCTTTAATTCCTTTAAAACACAAAAAGGACTGTCCCAAAACGGAACAGTCCTTTTTTATATATTATTGATCAGCAAGCTTTTTCTTTTTAGTTACACGCTCACGTTCTGATTTATCCAGAATCTTCTTACGAAGGCGGATCGATTCAGGAGTTACTTCACAATACTCATCTTCATTCAAGTATTCTAAAGATTCCTCAAGTGTCATGATTCTTGGTTTTTTCATTGTTGATGTTTGGTCTTTGTTAGCAGAACGGATGTTTGTCGCTTGTTTCACTTTTGTGATATTAACAGTGATGTCATTTTCACGAGTGTGTTCTCCGACAATCATACCCTCATAGATTTCTGTACCAGATTCTACGAAGATGATTCCGCGGTCTTCTACTTGCATGATACCGTAAGTAGATGCTTTACCTGATTCCATACTTACAAGAACACCTTGACGTCTTCCGCCGACTTGGCCTGATGCCATTGGCTGGTAGCTGTCAAATGTATGGTTAATGATTCCGTAACCGCGAGTAAGTGTTAAGAACTCAGTTGTATAACCGATTAATCCACGTGCAGGCACGTTGAAGATCAAACGAACTTGACCGTTACCGTTGTTAATCATATCAAGCATTTCACCTTTACGGGCACCGATTGATTCCATTACGCTTCCAGTATGCTCTTCAGGTACATCGATTTGTACGCGCTCGATTGGCTCACAACGAACACCATCAATAGTACGAACGATAACTTCTGGTTTAGAAACTTGAAGCTCATAACCTTCACGACGCATGTTTTCAATAAGGATTGACAAATGCAATTCACCACGGCCAGATACAGTCCAAGCGTCAGGAGAATCTGTGTTTTCTACACGTAAGCTAACATCAGTTTCCAATTGTGCACGTAGTCTTTCTTCAATTTTTCTTGAAGTTAGGTATTTACCTTCTCTACCAGCAAATGGGCTGTTGTTAACAAGGAATGTCATTTGCAATGTTGGCTCATCAATGCGCAATACTGGCAATGCTTCTTGATGCTCAACAGGACAAACTGTTTCCCCAACGTTGATGTCTTCCATTCCGGAAACGGCGATTAGATCACCAGCATAAGCTTCTTCTACTTCTTGTCTTTTCAGACCGAAGAAACCGAAAATTTTCGTTACACGGAATTGTTTTACAGATCCATCAAGCTTCATTAAAGCAACTTGCTGACCTACTTTCATTGTTCCGCGGAATACACGGCCAATTCCGATACGTCCAACATAGTCGTTATAGTCAAGAAGAGATACTTGGAATTGAAGCGGCTCATCTCTGTTATCAATTGGAGCTGGAATATGCTCAACAACTGCATCATATAATGATTGCATGTTTTCATCTTGTTTCTCATGGTTTGTGCTAGCGGTTCCGTTAATAGCAGAAGCATAGATAACTGGGAACTCAAGTTGCTCTTCTGAAGCATCAAGCTCGATGAACAAGTCAAGCACTTCGTCGATAACTTCTGTTGGACGCGCGAAATCACGGTCAATTTTGTTAACGACAACGATTGGTGTTAAGTTTTGCTCAAGAGCTTTTTTAAGCACGAAACGTGTTTGTGGCATACAGCCTTCATATGCATCAACAACAAGAAGTACACCGTCAACCATTTTCATGATACGTTCTACTTCTCCACCGAAGTCAGCATGTCCTGGAGTATCCAAGATGTTGATTCGTGTATCTTTATATTGAATGGCAGTATTTTTTGCAAGGATTGTAATACCGCGTTCTCTTTCTAGATCGTTTGAATCCATTGCACGCTCATCTACATGTTCATTTGTACGAAATGTACCAGATTGTTTTAACAATTGGTCAACTAGTGTTGTTTTCCCATGGTCAACGTGGGCAATAATAGCGATATTACGAATATCTTCTCTAATCTTCAAAAATTTCACTCCTACCTGAAATGTCTATCTCGTTTATCATTAGTTTACACATTATAACTGAGTCATTATACCATAGAAAATGTGATAAACCTAAAGTGTTTTTCGCTTTAATAAAAAAAAAATAGCAAAAAAACATATGTAAACGGAAACATTTTTTACAAATGAAAAAGACAGCAAAGAATTGCTGTCTTACCATTGTCCATTTTCCAAATATTTCTGGAGGATCTCTTCATGCAGTTCTGGTTTTGAGGCAAAAAATGAATTTTGTGTTAGCATATCGAGCTTTTCATTTCGAAGACTTGTGACTTTCCCGCCAAGCTCCTCTACCATGATTTTTCCTGCTGCGTAATCCCACGGAGACAGTCTAAGCGTTATATAGGCATCCATTCGCCCTGCTGCTATATAGGCAAGCTCCAGACAAGCAGATCCAAAAGAACGAGTGCCTCTTGCATCCTTCGTTAGTGGCGAAAGATACTTCGGGTCGATTCTTTTGTTTGCGGTTACCCATGTTGCATTTAAACCGATAATTGCTTCTTCTACTTTAACAGGCACTAACGGCTTCAATTTCGTTTCGTTCATATATACGCCTTGTCCTTTTTTGACGTGGTATAGCTCGTCTGCGACAACATCGTAAATGAGACCAATTTGACCGACGCCATTCTCATAAATTCCGATGGATATGGCAAAATCTCTTTGCATGTGGACAAAATTCATTGTTCCATCAATCGGATCAATAATCCAAACTACCCCATCAAGATTCTCAACTCTTGAAGACATGCCTTCTTCTCCGAGAATATGATGATTTGGATATACCTCTTTTATTTTCGTTATAAAGAATTGTTCTGTTCCTTTATCTATTTCCGTCACCAAATCATTCTTATTAGACTTTGTTTCAACAACAAAGTCTTCGGAAAAGGATTTCTTAATTCTCTCTCCAGCTTCTTTAATCCAAAGTTTCGCATATGTATCGACTTCTTCCCAATTTGTCATCCAACTCATCCTTCTAAATTTAGTAACAAACCATCAGCATTTTTTAACAGCTTACCTATCCCATGTGCTTTTCTTTTATTTTTGCTTATCGCTATTTTATCATGCATGAAGAAATAAATTCCAATAATAGCTAAAGACGAAAAAATCATAAATAAAACCGGGAGAAGGGTTTTATTTATGATTTTTAAATGGTGTTTTATAGTGCCTTAAGTCTCAGAAGCTCCTGTCTAATCTTTTCAAGCTTTTGTTTGCTAGCTTTCTTTTGCATTTCATTGTTTTCATTGATTGCATCAAATAATGTAGCAAGCTCATAATCCATCTCTAATCTCAAAACGGCTTTTTTCTCATTTTCAAGTTTATTTTTTTTAGATGAATTTATTAATTGTTTCACTGGACAGTACACCCCTTCCATCGACTTTGAATCTTTTATTTCTTATATATTATGTCGCTCTCCTTATCATTGGAACAAATATGTGCTATAACCTAGCCCCAGTCCAAAATCTTTCTCCAGCAGCAATATGTATGCTAAAATACGAATAGGTGGTACAAACAGCAGGATTATAATAAACAGGAAGATCGGATAAGAAAAGCGGTTACAAAGCAGTTTTTCAATTACAACAACGCTCTCTAACTAAGCTGCTTCCCTGCTATAATCTGTTTACCCTAAATGATAAGATATAAACGAGCAAAGGAGTTTCAGGAAAAACAATGAAATTTAACGGTTTTAATCAAAATGATTTCGAAACATTTACAATAGATGGATTGGAAGAAAGAATGGAAGCAATCCAAACTCGTATCCAGCCTAAATTCAAAGAAATTGGACAGGAGCTGACAGACAGCCTGTCTGCAAAAATCGGCAGTGAAATGCATCTCCATATTGCCAAGCACGCACGCCGCACTGTTAACCCGCCAAAAGATACTTGGCTTGCAATTGCAGGAAATAAACGCGGGTATAAGCAGCATCCTCATTTTCAGTTAGGCTTATTTGATGATCATGTGTTTATATGGCTTGCTTATATTTATGAGCTACCGCACAAAAGCAGCATTGCAACTACTTTTTTAAAAAACATCGATCAGTTCTCCACTGATATTCCTAATGATTTCGTTGTATCAATGGATCATATGAAAAAAGAGTCCTCTCCTATTTCGGAAATTGACTTGGAGAAAACGTTAGTAAGGTTTAGAGATGTTAAGAAGGCAGAATTTCTTGTTGGAAAACAAATCGCTGCAAATGACCCAATATTAAAAGACGGACCAAGGTTTGCTGAATTGGTGGAAAGCACCTATGAAACATTGCTGCCATTTTATAAACTGTCCTTCTAACGAAAAGAGGAAGAAAAACAATTTGTTTTTCTTCCTCTTTTCATTAGGCTTTAAGGCATTTTTATTTTTGCTCCAGCCTCTGCTTCCTTCGCCTTTTTTATAGTACGGTATGTAGAATAGCCGCTGCTTTCCTCAAATTCATCACACACATTCTTCTCTTGCGCTTTACCTGGTACAATTTTTTTGAAAACCTTGTATTGCTCCATAAGTGCATCCTTTTCAATGCCCTTTTCATAAGCCAATTCTATACATTCAAAAAACTTTACGACGTCCACTATTTCTTCAGTTGTCCAATCAAGATCAATCGGGTATTGGTATTCCATATATACTCTCTCAACTTTCTATAATAATTTACTGGTTCTTTGCCTTATTTTAGAGGAATGAAACTAAAATGTAAAATTCCTGTTTATTGTAAGTATTATCAATGCTTTATCAAGGAAAATAACCGTATTTTTTTGAGTCCATTTCCCCTACAAAACAAGAATTATTTGGGCATTATTTATAATTTATGAAATCCTTACAATAATTCTTCTCTTTATAGTTAAAACTAATTGTATGCAAAAAAAATAAAAAGTGCTATAATTCTTTTGTTTTCTGATTTTAATAAGTTATATAGGGTAAAACCTAATATCCATTGTTTTTACAAACAGTGAAAAAAACTTCTATTTTTAGGAGGATCAAAATCCGTTATGAAAACGGCAAACAAAATACTAACTTAAAGAGGTGTGGTAATAAATTGTCACAATACGAAACACCGTTATACCACGGTTTATTGGAACATGCAAAAAAAAATCCTGTTCAGTTTCATATTCCTGGACATAAAAAAGGAAATGGAATGGATCCTGAGTTTAGAGAATTTATCGGGGAAAATGCTCTCTCCATCGATTTAATAAACATTGGTCCACTTGATGATCTTCATCAACCGAAAGGAATTATTAAACAAGCGCAAGAATTGGCAGCGGAAGCATTTGGTGCTGATTATACCTTTTTCTCGGTACAAGGAACCAGCGGCGCCATCATGACCATGATTATGAGCGTTTGTGGTCCAGGAGATAAAATAATCGTACCAAGAAATGTTC
This window encodes:
- a CDS encoding YlaN family protein, with the translated sequence MTSDMIINHKEKASALLKADAEKILKLIKVQMDNLTMPQCPLYEEVLDTQMFGLSKEIDFAIRLGLVEESVGKKILDELEKELSVLHEASIRK
- a CDS encoding UPF0223 family protein, with amino-acid sequence MEYQYPIDLDWTTEEIVDVVKFFECIELAYEKGIEKDALMEQYKVFKKIVPGKAQEKNVCDEFEESSGYSTYRTIKKAKEAEAGAKIKMP
- a CDS encoding YhcN/YlaJ family sporulation lipoprotein; the protein is MKRGILCTCLILLLAGCSANGDNEAQNHETDNHIANVKNSTINEVNRKSGQEISERLVTLATSIPNVNDATAVVIGRYAIVGIDIKANLDRSEVGSIKYAVAESLKNDPYGANSMIIADPDINARLAEIADDIKDGEPIQGIFNELADITGRVIPELPADVINNDPGSNLKVPDSKLNENEKNQLKEDQDEQSNNHLKD
- the typA gene encoding translational GTPase TypA; translation: MKIREDIRNIAIIAHVDHGKTTLVDQLLKQSGTFRTNEHVDERAMDSNDLERERGITILAKNTAIQYKDTRINILDTPGHADFGGEVERIMKMVDGVLLVVDAYEGCMPQTRFVLKKALEQNLTPIVVVNKIDRDFARPTEVIDEVLDLFIELDASEEQLEFPVIYASAINGTASTNHEKQDENMQSLYDAVVEHIPAPIDNRDEPLQFQVSLLDYNDYVGRIGIGRVFRGTMKVGQQVALMKLDGSVKQFRVTKIFGFFGLKRQEVEEAYAGDLIAVSGMEDINVGETVCPVEHQEALPVLRIDEPTLQMTFLVNNSPFAGREGKYLTSRKIEERLRAQLETDVSLRVENTDSPDAWTVSGRGELHLSILIENMRREGYELQVSKPEVIVRTIDGVRCEPIERVQIDVPEEHTGSVMESIGARKGEMLDMINNGNGQVRLIFNVPARGLIGYTTEFLTLTRGYGIINHTFDSYQPMASGQVGGRRQGVLVSMESGKASTYGIMQVEDRGIIFVESGTEIYEGMIVGEHTRENDITVNITKVKQATNIRSANKDQTSTMKKPRIMTLEESLEYLNEDEYCEVTPESIRLRKKILDKSERERVTKKKKLADQ
- a CDS encoding peptidyl-prolyl cis-trans isomerase, whose amino-acid sequence is MSQIIQVKGLVTFPITIDPSVWIFDDRKKTSEEIFAPSQAKSELEAYTKEVSKHWDRELLEGARLPEKQPEAKKYKKQEILSGTFYMPLAPFIKNAEPLQDAQQIVIHSANKEHVFPLSIVDEMVLLFCRDGKPILDDGPIYLYFQSKGSDESPIKSITGFELR
- a CDS encoding inositol monophosphatase family protein — encoded protein: MTNWEEVDTYAKLWIKEAGERIKKSFSEDFVVETKSNKNDLVTEIDKGTEQFFITKIKEVYPNHHILGEEGMSSRVENLDGVVWIIDPIDGTMNFVHMQRDFAISIGIYENGVGQIGLIYDVVADELYHVKKGQGVYMNETKLKPLVPVKVEEAIIGLNATWVTANKRIDPKYLSPLTKDARGTRSFGSACLELAYIAAGRMDAYITLRLSPWDYAAGKIMVEELGGKVTSLRNEKLDMLTQNSFFASKPELHEEILQKYLENGQW
- a CDS encoding YktB family protein; this translates as MKFNGFNQNDFETFTIDGLEERMEAIQTRIQPKFKEIGQELTDSLSAKIGSEMHLHIAKHARRTVNPPKDTWLAIAGNKRGYKQHPHFQLGLFDDHVFIWLAYIYELPHKSSIATTFLKNIDQFSTDIPNDFVVSMDHMKKESSPISEIDLEKTLVRFRDVKKAEFLVGKQIAANDPILKDGPRFAELVESTYETLLPFYKLSF
- a CDS encoding YlaI family protein, with protein sequence MKVKCVICDKIEDIEENSFQAKRLRNRPIHTYMCKECETRITQNTQKRIDTGNFVLYKSKIKEEEW
- a CDS encoding PhoH family protein, which codes for MSKIYVLDTNVLLQDPYSIFSFEDNDVVIPAVVLEEVDSKKRYMDEIGRNARQISRLIDNLRESGKLHEKIPLENGGTLRIELNHRSFHQLQEIFVEKTNDNRILAVAKNLSLEEEKKVDGRTVILVSKDTLVRVKADAIGLVSEDFLSDRVVENDHLYTGFTDVQVTLDILNKFYEKGQLLISELGAGYNTGAFYPNQFILLKDVLGSSSSALAMVDASRKYVKKLIFDHEHIWGIRPRNVQQTMAIELLLKKDLPLVTLIGKAGTGKTLLALASGLMQTEDYGDYKKLLVARPIVPMGKDLGYLPGEKEEKLRPWMQPIFDNLEYLFNTKKPGELEAILAGMGSIEVEALTYIRGRSIPDQFIIIDEAQNLSKHEVKTILTRVGEGSKIVLMGDPEQIDHPYLDAFNNGLTYVVERFKDQQIAGHVKLVKGERSGLAQLAADLL